The following proteins are encoded in a genomic region of Microbacterium sp. NC79:
- a CDS encoding GNAT family N-acetyltransferase — MNTKTKIAGLTVRPYIIPASVDNDDATDFLAMVDVRNRIYREISGSDDEAMTASELLPNFWADEYTKRHFLLIEVDGVVVGRAGVDLPLEGESHVAFWIIELIQDVWGQGYGSAAYEVVEQIARDAGRTSLQSWAEHPASDEPRIEPPTGFGYVPKDHIARFYMRHGYSLEQVERKSLFDLQGDLSTVHRIGGEARVAASDYEVVQWMLPTPAEFVAGYCLMKERMVTDAPSADMEFDEESWDDARLRKMESRILDGERTQLVTAARHRVTGELCAFNELNIPLDHTLTTHQNDTLVLSDHRGHRLGALVKSAGILRLRELAPESPRIITWNAEENRPMLSINEELGFYPAAHIGAWKKVLS, encoded by the coding sequence ATGAACACGAAGACAAAGATTGCCGGGCTCACCGTTCGCCCGTACATCATCCCCGCCAGTGTCGACAACGACGATGCCACCGATTTTCTCGCCATGGTGGACGTGCGCAACCGCATCTACCGCGAAATCTCCGGCAGCGACGACGAAGCCATGACCGCGTCTGAACTCCTGCCGAACTTCTGGGCGGACGAGTATACGAAGCGTCACTTCTTGCTCATCGAGGTGGACGGGGTCGTCGTCGGTCGCGCTGGCGTCGACCTCCCCCTCGAAGGCGAGTCGCACGTTGCCTTCTGGATCATCGAGTTGATCCAAGATGTTTGGGGACAGGGCTACGGATCGGCGGCATACGAAGTCGTGGAGCAGATCGCCCGCGACGCGGGTCGTACGTCTCTGCAGTCGTGGGCGGAACATCCCGCAAGCGATGAGCCACGCATCGAGCCACCGACCGGCTTCGGATATGTGCCGAAAGATCACATCGCACGGTTCTACATGCGGCATGGCTATTCGCTCGAGCAGGTGGAGCGCAAAAGCCTGTTCGATCTGCAGGGAGATCTGTCGACTGTTCACCGCATCGGTGGTGAAGCACGCGTCGCGGCGTCTGATTACGAGGTTGTGCAGTGGATGCTGCCGACACCCGCGGAGTTCGTCGCGGGCTACTGCCTCATGAAAGAACGGATGGTGACCGACGCGCCGAGCGCCGATATGGAGTTCGACGAAGAGTCGTGGGATGACGCGCGCCTCCGCAAAATGGAATCACGCATTCTCGATGGCGAACGCACCCAGCTCGTGACGGCTGCTCGCCACCGCGTGACTGGTGAACTGTGCGCGTTCAACGAACTCAATATTCCGTTGGATCACACGCTCACCACACACCAGAACGACACTCTCGTGCTGAGCGATCACCGTGGCCACCGTCTCGGTGCGCTCGTGAAGTCGGCAGGCATTCTGCGCCTTCGCGAGCTGGCGCCCGAATCGCCCCGCATCATCACGTGGAACGCGGAGGAGAACCGTCCGATGCTGTCCATCAATGAAGAGCTCGGCTTTTATCCCGCCGCCCACATCGGGGCGTGGAAGAAAGTTCTTTCGTAA
- the smc gene encoding chromosome segregation protein SMC, producing the protein MHLKSVTLKGFKSFAQPTTFALEPGVTAIVGPNGSGKSNVVDALAWVMGEQGAKTLRGGKMEDVIFAGTSTRGPLGRAEVQLTIDNSDGALPIEYAEVTISRTLFRNGSSEYAINGDTVRLLDVQELLSDSGLGREMHVIVGQGRLDTVLQATPEDRRGFIEEAAGILKHRRRKEKTLRKLEAMEANLTRLSDLAGEIRRQLKPLGKQAEIAREAATIAAMVRDAKARLFADDLVTLRTALADHARTEQERSAERMVLQDQATTMRTRMEHLERAQNTEAVDRARSVLFALEQVQERLRGLYSLANQRLSLLGAEEDSVGTPITVTQADVDEAKSEIARISSGLGEAKDLAAEAVKETIRARAELDALDVDIAEQSALVSEHDMRITKLRGKADAAASALAAVRGAVLRQQNAMDAAEARRVEAAEAAELLEDAEAPDGSTAEHTARYEAAQKATVAAEADLEGLRERLHAAEREKDSLAAKASALGSALAVRGGAAALASRGGHGVVGIVADSMKVKAGYEAAIAAVLGSVSEGLLVHSTPDAVTAAEQARTESLGVVDIVIADAPVALPALPKVKGITHALDVVKAPDGVRGLLAYVVIAEDLDAALAAGGAFEASVTGFPVTIVTRAGAVCTEQMIRAGSGETSRLELAAERDAAVERLSEVTVIVDALREGLEDAKDAVEKARRHAKDSLRTLREFDAAVATHAEHVNRITMRHEAAVAETERLQTGLAQAQSAVAEAEGKAIAATNELNGALEAPRPILDASARDGLLASLDEARETEVRTRLEVETLRERVRAAESRVLNLENQRDREREAAAEAARRAVIRRAQRDAAQGVASELPDVLDSVDRSVSQARVALATAEAERAAQSQELVEIRTQEKTLRDRLSALTESVHGIELQMHEKRLHVTSLLERVHSELSLSEEILIAEYGPETLAPSDDADAEEGIAFDRRQQQRRLQEAERKLNQLGRVNPLALEEFAALEQRHSFLSDQLHDLTETRKDLLSISEELDGRMQVIFAAAFEDTKVAFGEVFPVLFPGGTGSISLTNPDDMLNTGIEISIRPVGKKIERLSLLSGGERSLAAVALLTAIFKARPSPFYILDEVEAALDDANLGRLLGVFEQLRASSQLIVITHQKRTMEIADALYGVSMRQDGVSAVVGQRIVQPA; encoded by the coding sequence ATGCACCTGAAGAGCGTCACGCTCAAGGGCTTTAAGTCGTTCGCGCAGCCGACCACTTTTGCCCTCGAACCGGGAGTGACCGCAATCGTCGGCCCCAATGGTTCCGGCAAATCCAACGTCGTCGATGCTCTCGCCTGGGTCATGGGTGAGCAGGGCGCGAAAACTCTTCGCGGCGGCAAGATGGAAGACGTCATCTTCGCCGGAACCTCGACGCGCGGCCCACTTGGTCGTGCCGAGGTGCAACTCACCATCGATAACTCCGATGGCGCGTTGCCGATCGAATACGCCGAAGTGACGATCAGTCGCACGCTGTTTCGCAACGGTTCGAGCGAGTACGCGATCAACGGTGACACGGTTCGCCTGCTTGATGTGCAAGAACTTCTGAGTGACTCGGGCCTTGGCCGTGAAATGCACGTGATCGTGGGGCAAGGCCGCCTGGACACTGTTTTGCAGGCCACGCCTGAAGACCGGCGCGGCTTCATTGAAGAAGCGGCAGGCATTCTGAAGCACCGCAGGCGCAAAGAAAAGACGCTCCGCAAGCTTGAGGCGATGGAAGCGAACCTCACCCGTTTGAGTGACCTCGCAGGTGAGATTCGGCGTCAGCTCAAACCTCTGGGTAAGCAAGCCGAGATTGCTAGGGAAGCGGCGACGATTGCTGCCATGGTGCGCGACGCGAAAGCGCGACTTTTCGCCGACGATCTGGTGACACTGCGCACCGCATTGGCCGATCACGCCCGCACCGAACAGGAGCGGTCGGCCGAGCGCATGGTGTTGCAGGATCAGGCCACCACAATGCGCACGCGCATGGAACATTTGGAGCGCGCTCAAAACACCGAGGCCGTCGACCGTGCCCGCAGTGTGCTGTTCGCACTCGAACAGGTTCAGGAACGACTGCGAGGTCTGTACAGCCTCGCCAACCAGCGACTGTCGTTACTCGGAGCGGAAGAAGACTCGGTCGGCACGCCGATCACGGTCACGCAGGCAGACGTCGATGAGGCCAAGAGCGAGATCGCGCGCATTTCATCTGGGCTCGGCGAAGCGAAAGATTTGGCGGCCGAAGCAGTCAAGGAGACCATTCGCGCTCGCGCTGAACTCGACGCTCTCGACGTTGATATTGCCGAGCAGAGCGCCCTGGTCAGCGAACACGATATGCGCATCACCAAACTCCGCGGCAAGGCAGACGCGGCAGCGTCCGCGCTCGCGGCGGTGCGCGGCGCGGTGCTGCGCCAGCAAAACGCGATGGATGCCGCCGAAGCCCGCCGCGTTGAGGCTGCCGAAGCCGCCGAACTCCTCGAAGACGCAGAAGCTCCCGATGGCTCCACCGCCGAGCACACCGCGCGCTACGAAGCCGCCCAGAAAGCAACCGTCGCCGCCGAAGCAGATCTGGAAGGTCTGCGCGAACGCCTGCACGCCGCTGAGCGTGAGAAGGACTCCCTGGCAGCCAAGGCGTCTGCGCTGGGGTCTGCCCTCGCAGTACGTGGTGGTGCTGCGGCCCTTGCCTCCCGCGGCGGGCACGGTGTTGTCGGCATTGTGGCAGACAGCATGAAGGTGAAGGCCGGGTACGAAGCGGCGATCGCTGCCGTGCTCGGTAGCGTTTCCGAAGGCTTGCTCGTGCATTCAACGCCCGATGCGGTGACGGCGGCAGAACAGGCTCGCACGGAATCGCTTGGCGTGGTCGACATCGTGATCGCCGATGCGCCGGTGGCTTTGCCCGCGCTGCCGAAGGTGAAAGGAATTACACACGCGCTCGATGTTGTGAAGGCACCTGACGGTGTTCGTGGCCTTCTCGCCTACGTCGTCATCGCCGAAGACCTCGACGCCGCGCTCGCGGCAGGTGGTGCGTTTGAAGCCAGTGTGACGGGGTTCCCCGTCACGATCGTGACTCGTGCGGGCGCGGTCTGCACCGAGCAGATGATCCGTGCCGGTAGTGGCGAAACATCGCGCCTCGAGCTTGCCGCCGAGCGAGACGCCGCCGTCGAACGTCTCTCCGAGGTGACCGTGATCGTCGACGCCCTGCGTGAGGGTCTGGAAGACGCTAAAGATGCCGTTGAGAAGGCGCGCCGCCATGCCAAAGATAGCCTGCGCACACTCCGCGAGTTTGATGCAGCGGTTGCAACCCATGCCGAACACGTGAACCGCATCACGATGCGGCACGAGGCCGCAGTCGCTGAGACCGAGCGCCTGCAGACGGGTCTAGCGCAGGCGCAATCGGCTGTTGCAGAAGCCGAGGGTAAGGCTATCGCTGCCACCAACGAGCTCAACGGCGCGCTGGAAGCTCCACGCCCGATTCTTGATGCTTCCGCGCGCGACGGATTGCTCGCGTCTTTGGATGAGGCGCGCGAAACGGAAGTACGCACGCGCCTTGAGGTAGAGACGCTGCGCGAGCGCGTGCGCGCCGCCGAAAGCCGCGTTTTAAACCTCGAGAATCAGCGCGATCGCGAGCGCGAGGCCGCGGCCGAAGCGGCGCGGCGTGCCGTGATCCGCCGTGCCCAGCGGGATGCAGCACAGGGCGTTGCGAGCGAGCTGCCAGACGTTCTTGACTCGGTCGACCGTTCCGTTTCCCAGGCGCGTGTAGCCCTGGCCACTGCCGAAGCGGAACGCGCGGCACAGTCACAAGAGCTTGTCGAGATTCGTACGCAAGAGAAGACGCTTCGCGATCGCCTCAGCGCCCTCACCGAAAGCGTGCATGGCATCGAGCTGCAAATGCATGAGAAGCGCCTCCACGTTACGAGCCTGCTGGAGCGGGTGCACAGCGAACTGAGCCTCAGCGAAGAAATTCTCATCGCCGAGTACGGGCCCGAAACGCTTGCTCCCAGCGACGATGCCGACGCCGAAGAAGGCATCGCGTTTGATCGCCGCCAGCAGCAGCGTCGTCTTCAAGAGGCCGAACGCAAACTGAACCAGTTGGGCCGAGTAAACCCGCTCGCCCTGGAAGAATTTGCGGCGCTTGAACAGCGCCACAGCTTTCTCAGCGACCAGTTGCACGACCTCACCGAGACCCGAAAAGACCTGCTTTCCATCAGCGAAGAGCTCGATGGTCGCATGCAGGTCATTTTCGCGGCAGCGTTCGAAGACACCAAGGTGGCCTTCGGTGAGGTCTTCCCCGTGCTGTTCCCGGGCGGAACTGGTTCCATCTCCCTCACCAATCCCGACGACATGCTGAACACGGGTATTGAAATCTCCATTCGCCCCGTCGGTAAGAAGATCGAGCGCCTTTCGCTGCTCTCTGGTGGCGAGCGCTCTTTGGCTGCGGTGGCGCTGTTGACCGCAATCTTCAAGGCGCGTCCCAGCCCGTTCTACATCCTCGATGAGGTAGAGGCGGCGCTTGACGATGCCAACCTGGGACGTCTCCTTGGCGTTTTTGAACAGCTTCGCGCTTCGTCTCAGCTCATCGTGATCACCCACCAAAAGCGCACGATGGAAATCGCCGACGCACTGTACGGCGTATCGATGCGCCAGGACGGTGTTTCCGCCGTCGTCGGCCAGCGCATCGTTCAGCCTGCCTAG
- the ftsY gene encoding signal recognition particle-docking protein FtsY: MAESKWSLGRALRSVFSKPTIDESTWEDMETALLTADFGPDVTERIIDELHEKVDRFHTTDPRDLKRMLVETLEEHFAKYDTTLKLTERPAVVLVVGVNGVGKTTTIGKFAKFLVRYGRSIVVGAADTFRAAAVEQLATWADRAGVAIVKPQQEGQDPASVAFQTIEYALQNGTEIVIVDTAGRLHTKGGLMDELGKIRRVIEKQAPISEVLLVLDATTGQNGVMQAEAFLQHAGVTGLVLSKLDGSAKGGFVLAVQERTGIPVKLLGQGEGIDDLTGFTPHVFAQSLVD; this comes from the coding sequence ATGGCGGAAAGTAAGTGGTCACTCGGGCGCGCGCTGCGCAGCGTCTTTAGCAAGCCCACGATTGACGAATCGACCTGGGAAGATATGGAGACGGCGCTACTCACGGCCGACTTCGGCCCAGACGTCACCGAGCGCATCATTGACGAGTTGCACGAAAAGGTTGACCGGTTCCACACCACCGACCCCCGCGACCTCAAGCGCATGCTCGTCGAGACGCTGGAAGAGCACTTTGCCAAGTACGACACCACGCTGAAATTGACCGAGCGGCCCGCTGTCGTGCTTGTCGTTGGCGTGAACGGCGTGGGCAAGACCACAACGATCGGTAAGTTCGCTAAGTTCCTGGTGCGCTACGGTCGCTCCATCGTTGTCGGCGCCGCCGACACGTTCCGAGCCGCCGCCGTTGAACAATTGGCGACGTGGGCGGACCGCGCGGGTGTTGCCATCGTGAAGCCGCAGCAGGAGGGGCAAGACCCCGCATCGGTCGCCTTCCAGACCATCGAGTATGCGTTGCAGAACGGCACCGAGATCGTCATTGTCGACACCGCTGGGCGTCTGCACACCAAGGGTGGGTTGATGGACGAACTCGGCAAGATCCGACGCGTCATCGAGAAGCAAGCTCCCATTAGCGAGGTTCTTCTGGTGCTTGATGCGACGACGGGGCAGAACGGCGTTATGCAGGCAGAGGCATTCCTGCAGCATGCTGGCGTTACAGGCCTGGTGCTGAGCAAACTCGACGGTTCAGCCAAGGGCGGTTTTGTGCTTGCTGTGCAGGAGCGCACCGGAATCCCTGTGAAGCTTCTCGGGCAGGGAGAGGGAATCGATGACCTCACCGGTTTCACTCCGCACGTATTTGCGCAGTCACTGGTCGACTAA
- a CDS encoding DUF2004 domain-containing protein translates to MAIEHDFFGLLESGPDGSIFWSEALEFGDQYVTIDLTAPDQDDVSSDALDVAAAMIRSLESIDLTAREAMISELSDRTSEVTEFLLQQQDELGESLHEVLIEMSGDIHIDMIRSLRLMSVTILADEHGGKDPFCVLEYALDPDAMDDVLFVNLASDGSILSVTSAE, encoded by the coding sequence ATGGCGATTGAGCACGACTTCTTCGGACTCCTGGAGTCCGGCCCCGACGGGTCAATCTTCTGGTCGGAAGCGCTTGAGTTCGGTGACCAGTACGTCACCATTGATCTCACCGCGCCCGATCAAGATGATGTCTCATCTGATGCCCTGGACGTCGCCGCCGCGATGATTCGCTCGCTTGAGTCGATAGATCTCACTGCCCGTGAGGCCATGATCTCCGAGCTCTCCGACCGCACAAGCGAGGTCACCGAGTTTCTGCTTCAGCAACAGGACGAACTCGGCGAGAGCCTGCACGAAGTGCTTATCGAGATGTCTGGTGATATTCACATCGACATGATTCGTTCGCTTCGCCTCATGAGTGTCACGATTCTTGCTGACGAACACGGCGGCAAAGACCCTTTCTGCGTGCTGGAGTATGCACTCGATCCAGACGCCATGGACGACGTGCTATTCGTCAACCTCGCAAGCGACGGTTCCATTCTGTCCGTCACCAGCGCGGAATAG
- a CDS encoding HU family DNA-binding protein yields MNGLGGARVSKREFIKRVARRAGVPTRVAALVYEATVEEILDTVSDGKRLTLTGFGKFFLQRHKGHRVTTIGDRAEGATDLGEIADYSVLKFSATRAVNKDVGYRLSRRTERIATDTEQRTAPTGPHPHAAP; encoded by the coding sequence ATGAACGGTCTCGGGGGAGCGCGTGTCAGTAAGCGGGAATTCATCAAGCGCGTCGCGCGGCGCGCGGGCGTGCCGACGCGAGTCGCAGCGCTTGTTTATGAGGCTACCGTCGAGGAGATTCTCGACACAGTGTCAGACGGCAAGCGTCTGACACTGACCGGATTCGGTAAGTTCTTTCTGCAGCGTCACAAGGGGCATCGGGTGACGACGATTGGCGACCGGGCCGAGGGTGCGACAGATCTCGGTGAGATCGCCGACTATAGCGTCTTAAAGTTCTCCGCGACGCGCGCTGTCAACAAAGACGTTGGTTATCGGCTCAGTCGACGAACAGAGCGAATTGCGACTGACACTGAGCAACGCACGGCACCGACGGGGCCACACCCGCACGCAGCACCCTAG
- a CDS encoding DUF5067 domain-containing protein, which yields MAALGIALLALAGCTPAEHASQDGEHTVSEVEAEFGVGTTTFQDGTLVSPHLRIQITSASVILPGETGNEYGEAPVLAFWYETTNLTGQEVNPLTAWFTHFRVIQDQGTGAPSELTLGMVPDGSLANNQSTVIAEGETVANAVSYTLLDAETPVELIASDAVLNQIGSALYPIQ from the coding sequence GTGGCTGCACTCGGAATCGCGCTCTTGGCACTCGCCGGGTGCACACCTGCGGAACACGCCTCGCAAGACGGTGAACATACCGTCAGTGAAGTCGAGGCTGAGTTCGGAGTAGGTACGACGACGTTCCAAGACGGAACTCTCGTTTCGCCGCATCTCCGTATACAGATTACCAGCGCCTCAGTGATCCTGCCCGGCGAGACGGGCAACGAGTATGGCGAAGCCCCCGTGCTCGCCTTCTGGTATGAGACAACGAATCTCACCGGACAGGAAGTGAACCCGCTCACCGCCTGGTTCACTCACTTCCGTGTGATCCAAGACCAGGGCACGGGCGCGCCGAGTGAACTCACACTCGGCATGGTTCCTGACGGCAGCCTCGCCAATAACCAATCGACGGTGATAGCCGAGGGAGAAACCGTCGCGAACGCGGTCTCCTACACACTCCTTGATGCCGAGACACCCGTCGAACTCATCGCATCAGATGCTGTTCTGAACCAGATCGGTTCGGCACTTTACCCGATTCAATAG